Proteins encoded in a region of the Paenibacillus sp. E222 genome:
- a CDS encoding fibronectin type III domain-containing protein has translation MIAKTRRVGLVMLLWVFTISSLGWGTMFGTPAASAAVSADETAGGGTYRFDFGSGAVANGYTGVDATSAYSAERGYGFTDVSKVTVQDRGTSDPIKSDFAKIADGAGFKVDLPSGDYTVSLVAGDSAGSTDIAIKVESMNKVQQNTKPAGEYLEMSFDIALVDGQMNFEFSGTAANINALVITKQQEREAGNKPAVYLAGDSTMQTYNPYWEPQAGWGQMFPSFFSDAVEIKNHSIGGRSSKSFIFEGRLDEILRLIRPGDYLFVQFGHNDATISVPDRYASPADYKNYLKTYIDGVQQRGATPILVTPMGRRDFNADTGKFNVSFPEYVQAMKEVASEKNVKLIDLSALSIAYYDSIGPEATLSVFLHVSPGIYQAFPNGAADNTHFQEYGAIQIARLVAGAVRELDLPLSEAVQDAEVPAELPAKPAGLKAGSISNAGAVLKWTADDTADIYKVYRKLSTEPETAYKLAGTATVPTLTLSGLVEGKSYTVRVTAVNGRGESDPSDEVSFTTKSAAYRYDFGPVGSPVAEGYTEVNRNTLYTPARGYGLTSSANMADRDRGSATDNLRRDFVIYFNGSYEFKVDLPNGTYSVKTYTGDWIGSAKTNINIEGKDYGTVSSGAQNIAEKVINQITVQDGQMNLVFSGATAHLNGLEITPVLVAPSNLKLDGLDLESDPITAALSWDAIADDVQYKVYRQSTGAAKAELLATTDATTYTDNKIDLGMNYVYTVSAADRTGTESVASNALPVSTIDSSVEKAEVPSGLSLQSINKNDVSFTWTESAGARAYQIYRAVKQDGPYDLIARTKETAYTDSTILSTIPYFYKVASVNAGGVSELSAVIETPVATTLNREMEYLDRAPVAVQTENGNYIGWRMLGLDAETIAFNLYRDGVKLNDEPITGSTNFTDAKGTDASKYRVMTVENGIEKAATKEFGVWQEQYLSVPLQKPADAYTKDGQPYSYYAGDVSVGDVDGDGEYEIILMWSPNNGKDNSQSGYTGIVYMDAYKLDGTRLWRINMGPNIRAGAHYSPFLVYDFDGDGRAELMMRTADGTVDGQGKVIGDANADHRNSSGYVLLGDEFLTVFDGETGAALDTVEYDPPRGDVASWGDGYGNRVDRFLAAVAYLDGEHPSAMFSRGYYTRTVLASYNFRDGKLSKVWRFDSNDDGYGEYAGQGNHNLSVADVDGDGKDEITFGAMAIDDDGKPLYNTKLGHGDAMHLSDLDPTRPGLEVFDVHEHKDSQYGMEMRDAATGEILWGVFTGIDTGRGMAADIDPNYPGSEVWAATITNAEHIPITGLYSAQGELITTKIPSSTNFGIWWDSDLLRELQDDIRIDKWDYENQTTVNLLTATGAASNNGTKANPSLQADLFGDWREEVMWRSQDSSELRIYTTTDETDVRIRTLMHDPVYRLGVAWQNVAYNQPPHTGFHLGVGMEQPAAPNIRYVGAPQETGDTTPPVITGMPAEQMSEEDVLQVDVKAEDPESGITLLELTWDGEAVEQGDEIALTGLVGKHTFTAKAVNGAGLITELSVEVTVIAADQATGAPGVPSLSDDNQHGDGLADGTYTITMNMWWGNNGTQYKLYENGELIDTQKLTASSPAAQKASTDISGRVNGTYVYTCELINSKGTTECAPHTVIVRDAAPGKPVLSHDNWDGDGNYTITMNMWWGTNATSYRLYENGQEIDSQPLTAASPNAQTASAVIKDRAPGEYEYVVEWINESGSVSSEVITVKVTHD, from the coding sequence ATGATCGCTAAGACGCGGCGGGTTGGCCTGGTTATGCTCCTGTGGGTATTTACAATTTCCAGTCTGGGGTGGGGGACCATGTTTGGCACACCAGCAGCAAGTGCAGCCGTATCGGCTGATGAAACTGCGGGTGGAGGCACTTATAGATTCGACTTTGGTTCAGGAGCTGTTGCGAATGGATATACAGGTGTGGACGCAACGTCTGCGTATTCGGCGGAACGTGGCTATGGCTTCACCGATGTGTCCAAAGTAACGGTACAGGATCGGGGTACAAGTGATCCGATTAAATCCGATTTTGCCAAAATTGCCGATGGGGCCGGATTCAAGGTGGATCTGCCGAGCGGTGATTATACCGTCTCCCTTGTCGCTGGCGACAGTGCAGGCAGCACAGATATTGCAATCAAAGTGGAGAGCATGAACAAGGTTCAGCAGAATACCAAGCCCGCGGGTGAATATCTGGAGATGAGCTTCGATATTGCCTTGGTGGATGGGCAGATGAACTTTGAATTCTCCGGAACGGCCGCTAATATCAATGCGCTCGTGATCACCAAACAACAGGAACGCGAGGCAGGTAACAAACCTGCGGTGTACCTTGCGGGTGACTCCACAATGCAGACGTATAATCCATACTGGGAGCCCCAAGCGGGTTGGGGGCAAATGTTCCCGTCCTTTTTCAGTGATGCCGTGGAGATTAAGAACCATTCCATCGGTGGACGCAGCTCTAAATCCTTTATTTTCGAAGGGCGATTGGATGAGATTCTGCGCCTCATTCGTCCGGGAGATTATCTGTTCGTGCAGTTCGGACACAACGATGCAACAATCAGTGTTCCTGACCGCTATGCTTCACCTGCCGATTACAAAAACTATTTGAAAACCTACATAGACGGCGTGCAGCAGCGGGGAGCTACCCCAATTCTGGTCACCCCAATGGGGCGCAGGGACTTCAACGCAGACACAGGCAAGTTCAATGTGTCCTTCCCTGAATATGTGCAGGCGATGAAAGAGGTGGCTTCGGAGAAAAATGTGAAGCTGATCGATCTGAGCGCACTCAGTATTGCGTACTATGATTCCATTGGACCGGAAGCGACGTTGTCTGTCTTCCTTCATGTATCACCAGGCATCTATCAGGCATTCCCGAACGGGGCAGCGGATAATACCCACTTCCAGGAATATGGAGCGATTCAGATTGCTCGTCTGGTTGCTGGTGCGGTTCGTGAACTGGATCTGCCATTATCAGAAGCGGTTCAGGATGCTGAAGTTCCGGCTGAATTGCCTGCCAAACCTGCTGGATTGAAGGCAGGCAGCATCAGCAACGCGGGAGCGGTATTGAAATGGACAGCGGATGACACCGCAGACATCTACAAAGTGTACCGTAAGCTTTCAACAGAGCCGGAAACTGCCTACAAGCTGGCAGGAACAGCAACTGTACCTACTTTGACGCTAAGCGGTTTGGTCGAAGGCAAGTCGTACACGGTTCGAGTAACCGCTGTGAATGGCCGCGGCGAATCCGATCCTTCGGATGAAGTCAGCTTCACCACCAAATCGGCAGCGTATCGATATGACTTTGGTCCGGTAGGTTCTCCGGTTGCTGAAGGGTATACGGAAGTCAACCGGAATACGCTGTATACCCCAGCACGCGGTTATGGATTAACGTCTTCGGCTAATATGGCGGATCGGGATCGTGGCAGTGCGACAGATAACCTGCGTCGTGACTTCGTGATCTATTTTAACGGCTCATATGAATTCAAAGTGGATCTGCCGAATGGTACCTATTCGGTCAAGACGTACACTGGGGACTGGATTGGTTCAGCAAAAACCAACATTAACATCGAAGGCAAAGATTATGGGACCGTATCCTCCGGTGCTCAGAATATTGCCGAAAAAGTGATCAACCAGATTACCGTGCAGGACGGGCAGATGAATCTGGTCTTCAGTGGGGCTACGGCGCATCTCAACGGACTTGAGATTACACCTGTATTGGTGGCCCCTTCCAATCTGAAACTGGATGGCCTGGATCTGGAGAGTGATCCGATCACCGCTGCATTATCGTGGGATGCTATTGCTGATGACGTACAGTATAAGGTATACCGTCAGTCAACTGGAGCGGCCAAGGCCGAACTGCTGGCAACCACGGATGCAACAACCTACACCGATAACAAGATTGACCTGGGCATGAATTACGTATATACGGTATCGGCTGCAGATCGTACAGGTACGGAATCAGTAGCATCCAATGCATTACCTGTATCGACGATTGATTCATCTGTAGAGAAGGCAGAGGTCCCTTCAGGTCTGTCTTTACAAAGCATCAACAAAAATGACGTCTCCTTCACTTGGACGGAATCAGCAGGAGCGCGTGCATACCAAATCTATCGTGCTGTGAAGCAGGATGGACCGTATGATCTAATCGCTCGTACCAAGGAGACGGCATACACAGACTCCACCATTCTCAGCACCATTCCTTATTTCTATAAAGTGGCGTCTGTGAATGCGGGTGGAGTATCCGAACTTTCGGCTGTAATCGAAACCCCAGTAGCAACGACGCTGAATCGTGAAATGGAGTATCTGGACCGTGCTCCGGTCGCTGTACAAACAGAAAACGGCAACTATATCGGCTGGCGCATGCTGGGCCTGGATGCCGAGACTATTGCTTTCAATCTGTATCGGGATGGTGTGAAGCTTAACGATGAACCGATAACGGGAAGCACCAACTTTACGGATGCCAAAGGGACCGATGCGTCCAAATACCGTGTCATGACAGTAGAAAATGGTATTGAAAAAGCAGCAACGAAGGAATTTGGCGTTTGGCAGGAGCAGTATCTGTCTGTACCATTGCAAAAGCCTGCTGATGCTTATACGAAAGACGGACAGCCGTATTCGTATTATGCGGGTGATGTCAGCGTGGGTGATGTCGATGGTGATGGCGAATATGAGATTATTCTGATGTGGTCACCAAACAACGGCAAGGATAACTCCCAGTCCGGATATACCGGTATTGTCTATATGGATGCCTATAAACTGGACGGAACAAGACTCTGGCGCATCAATATGGGACCGAATATTCGTGCGGGTGCGCATTACTCTCCATTCCTGGTTTATGACTTTGATGGCGATGGCAGAGCGGAACTGATGATGCGTACCGCAGATGGTACCGTCGATGGACAAGGGAAAGTCATTGGAGACGCCAATGCAGACCACCGGAACAGTTCCGGTTACGTCCTGCTTGGTGATGAATTCCTGACGGTGTTCGATGGTGAAACCGGAGCAGCACTGGATACGGTAGAATATGATCCGCCACGTGGAGATGTAGCCTCATGGGGTGATGGCTATGGAAACCGGGTGGACCGTTTCCTGGCAGCGGTGGCGTATCTGGACGGTGAGCATCCAAGTGCGATGTTCAGCCGTGGATATTATACACGTACCGTGCTCGCGTCCTACAATTTCCGTGATGGCAAGCTGAGCAAAGTATGGCGTTTTGACTCCAATGATGATGGCTACGGCGAGTACGCAGGCCAAGGAAACCATAACCTCTCGGTTGCAGATGTGGATGGCGACGGCAAGGATGAGATTACATTTGGTGCAATGGCCATCGATGATGATGGCAAACCGCTATACAATACGAAACTCGGTCATGGCGATGCCATGCATCTGAGTGATCTGGACCCAACTCGTCCAGGATTGGAAGTGTTCGACGTACACGAACATAAAGATTCGCAGTACGGTATGGAAATGCGTGATGCAGCTACAGGTGAAATCCTCTGGGGTGTGTTCACAGGCATCGATACCGGACGTGGCATGGCTGCCGATATTGATCCAAATTATCCGGGTTCTGAGGTGTGGGCCGCGACCATTACCAATGCCGAGCATATTCCAATCACCGGGCTCTACAGTGCGCAGGGGGAACTGATCACGACGAAGATTCCATCGTCCACCAACTTCGGTATCTGGTGGGACAGTGACCTGCTGCGTGAGCTTCAGGATGATATTCGTATCGACAAATGGGATTATGAGAACCAAACGACAGTTAATCTGCTGACGGCAACAGGTGCTGCTTCAAACAATGGCACCAAAGCCAACCCGAGTTTGCAGGCAGATCTGTTTGGAGACTGGCGTGAAGAAGTGATGTGGCGCAGTCAGGACAGCTCGGAATTACGCATTTATACGACGACAGATGAGACGGATGTGCGTATTCGCACGTTGATGCATGATCCGGTCTACCGCCTTGGGGTAGCTTGGCAAAATGTAGCCTATAACCAGCCGCCACATACCGGCTTCCATCTGGGAGTAGGCATGGAGCAGCCAGCGGCACCGAATATTCGTTATGTCGGTGCTCCGCAAGAAACAGGAGATACGACACCTCCGGTCATTACCGGCATGCCTGCGGAACAGATGAGTGAAGAGGATGTACTCCAAGTTGATGTGAAGGCAGAAGATCCGGAGTCTGGAATCACTCTTCTGGAATTGACTTGGGATGGCGAGGCCGTAGAACAAGGTGATGAGATTGCACTGACGGGTCTGGTGGGAAAACACACCTTTACAGCCAAAGCTGTTAACGGCGCGGGACTCATCACTGAGCTTTCCGTGGAAGTGACAGTTATCGCCGCAGACCAAGCCACAGGTGCACCGGGTGTGCCTTCCTTGTCCGACGATAATCAACATGGCGACGGTTTGGCCGATGGAACATACACTATCACGATGAATATGTGGTGGGGGAATAACGGTACACAGTACAAATTGTATGAGAACGGTGAACTGATCGATACGCAGAAGCTCACGGCCTCAAGCCCTGCTGCCCAAAAGGCATCCACCGATATTTCGGGACGGGTAAACGGTACGTATGTATATACTTGCGAACTGATCAATTCAAAGGGAACGACCGAATGCGCTCCGCATACCGTAATCGTTCGTGATGCAGCACCAGGGAAGCCGGTGCTCTCTCATGACAACTGGGATGGGGATGGAAACTACACCATTACGATGAACATGTGGTGGGGCACAAATGCCACCTCCTATCGTCTGTATGAGAACGGTCAAGAGATCGACAGCCAACCGTTGACTGCAGCATCTCCGAATGCACAGACAGCAAGCGCAGTGATCAAAGATCGTGCACCTGGCGAATATGAATACGTTGTGGAATGGATCAACGAAAGTGGATCAGTTTCAAGTGAAGTCATCACAGTGAAGGTCACACATGATTAA
- a CDS encoding aspartyl-phosphate phosphatase Spo0E family protein, with amino-acid sequence MVMSLELKNQIEKARRNLHMLVEHNEGRFGHPDVLQQSMVLDELINEYNRMNLSKPRA; translated from the coding sequence ATGGTTATGAGTTTGGAATTAAAAAATCAAATAGAGAAAGCCAGACGTAACCTTCATATGTTGGTAGAGCATAACGAGGGTAGATTTGGACATCCCGATGTGCTTCAGCAGTCCATGGTACTGGATGAATTGATCAATGAGTATAATCGAATGAATCTCAGCAAGCCGAGGGCTTGA
- a CDS encoding response regulator, protein MRYFIVDDDPGVRSMLMDIIEDEGLGEIVGEADDGAHIHAELLELHKVDVLLIDLLMPQRDGIQTIRALEGRFDGKIVMISQIESKNMIGEAYSLGIEYYITKPINRLEILSVLRLVDERLRMQQSIADIQRTLQGLSRLQSSERASTPAPDKTITTAGHFLLSEMGMIGEAGSRDLLDMLEYLEQIETEEHKLSPYTFPSLKDIFQNVALRKLGSDASSAEITKEIKASEQRVRRAIFQTLSHVVSLGLTDYTHPKFENYASKFFDFTEIRKKMLELQNNVEPSLSQTRINTKKFVQVLYLEAKRLLH, encoded by the coding sequence ATGCGTTATTTTATTGTGGATGATGATCCTGGGGTTCGATCCATGCTGATGGATATTATTGAAGATGAGGGGCTCGGGGAGATCGTGGGGGAAGCCGATGATGGAGCTCATATTCATGCTGAACTGCTGGAGCTGCATAAGGTGGATGTACTGCTGATTGATCTGCTCATGCCGCAGCGAGACGGGATTCAGACGATACGTGCGCTGGAAGGAAGGTTCGATGGCAAGATCGTGATGATCTCCCAGATTGAGTCGAAAAATATGATCGGGGAAGCCTATTCGCTTGGCATCGAATATTATATTACGAAGCCGATTAATCGGCTGGAGATCCTGTCTGTTCTGCGTCTGGTGGATGAACGTCTGCGCATGCAGCAATCCATCGCAGATATTCAGCGTACGCTGCAAGGACTGTCCAGATTACAATCTTCTGAACGTGCTTCAACACCAGCCCCCGACAAAACGATCACGACAGCAGGACATTTCCTGTTATCCGAGATGGGCATGATCGGAGAAGCCGGCAGCAGAGATCTGCTGGACATGCTGGAATACCTGGAGCAGATTGAAACGGAGGAACACAAGCTCTCTCCATACACGTTCCCGTCACTTAAAGATATCTTCCAGAATGTAGCCCTACGCAAACTGGGTTCCGATGCTTCATCGGCTGAAATAACGAAGGAGATCAAAGCTTCTGAGCAGCGCGTTCGCCGTGCCATTTTCCAAACATTAAGCCATGTCGTATCGCTTGGACTCACGGATTACACACATCCGAAGTTCGAGAATTACGCGTCGAAGTTCTTTGACTTTACGGAGATTCGCAAGAAAATGCTGGAACTGCAAAACAATGTGGAGCCCTCCTTGTCCCAAACACGCATTAATACCAAAAAGTTCGTTCAGGTACTGTATCTGGAAGCCAAGCGGCTGTTGCATTGA
- a CDS encoding sodium:alanine symporter family protein — protein sequence MEQTIQDIIAVFNDFLWSKLLIILLVVCGLYFTTKTRFMQFRMIGDMVKVLKEPKSKEPGKISPFQAFCISMAARVGTGNITGIALAIALGGPGAVFWMWVIAIFGSASSFVESTLAQIYKIKDKGGFRGGPAYYMERGLGKRWMGILFAILITLSFGLVFNAVQSNTITVAFKNSFGIDRLTVGIIMAVVFAGIIMGGVKRIAKASEYIVVVLAVLYIGVAAFVVLSNITQLPAMIALIVKNAFGIEQVAGGTLGAALMNGVKRGLFSNEAGMGSAPNAAATADTTHPVKQGLIQAFGVLTDTLVICTSTAMIILLSGVYKGSNLGGIELTQAALSVHMGSWASGFLAVMVFLFAFSTLIGNYYYGETNIEFIKSNKGWLWVYRVCVIAMVLFGAVAKVQLVWDLADLFMGLMVVVNLIAILMLSKVTFDALKDYKKQKAEGRDPIFTRDRIHIPGEVECWESEAEVIGTKLNESAK from the coding sequence ATGGAGCAAACAATACAAGATATTATTGCAGTTTTCAATGATTTTCTGTGGTCCAAGCTGTTAATCATCTTGTTGGTCGTATGTGGTTTGTATTTTACGACCAAGACCCGGTTCATGCAATTCCGCATGATTGGGGATATGGTGAAAGTGCTCAAGGAGCCGAAAAGTAAGGAGCCCGGTAAAATTTCGCCGTTTCAGGCATTCTGTATCAGTATGGCAGCCCGCGTGGGAACCGGAAATATTACCGGCATTGCACTGGCAATCGCACTGGGGGGACCCGGGGCTGTATTCTGGATGTGGGTTATCGCGATTTTTGGTTCGGCTTCGAGTTTTGTGGAGAGTACACTTGCTCAAATTTATAAAATCAAGGATAAGGGTGGATTCCGCGGGGGCCCTGCTTATTATATGGAGCGTGGTCTTGGGAAACGCTGGATGGGGATATTGTTCGCAATTCTCATCACGTTGTCGTTCGGTTTGGTCTTTAATGCGGTGCAGTCCAACACAATCACAGTGGCATTCAAAAATTCATTTGGGATTGATCGGTTGACTGTAGGTATTATTATGGCCGTTGTGTTTGCGGGAATCATTATGGGTGGTGTTAAACGGATTGCCAAGGCATCCGAATATATCGTCGTTGTTCTTGCTGTGCTGTACATTGGCGTGGCTGCATTTGTTGTTCTGTCGAACATCACACAGCTTCCGGCCATGATTGCGCTGATTGTGAAAAATGCCTTCGGCATAGAACAGGTCGCTGGGGGTACACTTGGAGCCGCGCTGATGAATGGTGTCAAACGTGGTTTGTTCTCCAACGAGGCTGGTATGGGTAGTGCGCCGAATGCTGCGGCTACGGCGGATACAACACATCCGGTTAAACAAGGGCTTATTCAGGCGTTTGGCGTGTTGACGGATACCTTGGTCATTTGTACAAGCACGGCCATGATTATTTTGCTATCTGGGGTGTACAAAGGTTCCAATCTGGGTGGAATTGAATTAACTCAAGCGGCATTAAGTGTGCATATGGGTTCATGGGCGTCCGGATTTTTGGCAGTCATGGTGTTCCTGTTTGCCTTTAGTACGCTTATCGGGAATTATTACTACGGGGAGACCAATATTGAGTTTATCAAATCCAATAAAGGTTGGCTGTGGGTATACCGTGTGTGTGTCATCGCGATGGTGCTGTTCGGTGCCGTTGCCAAGGTACAGCTGGTATGGGATTTGGCGGATCTGTTCATGGGGCTGATGGTTGTGGTGAATCTGATTGCCATCCTGATGCTGTCCAAGGTGACATTCGATGCACTGAAGGATTATAAGAAACAAAAGGCCGAAGGACGTGACCCGATCTTTACTCGGGACCGTATTCACATTCCGGGTGAAGTGGAATGCTGGGAGTCGGAGGCTGAGGTAATTGGGACAAAATTAAATGAATCTGCCAAATAA